ACGGCTTAGCGATCATTTCCTGAATGCCGACCTGCCTTGCCTCGGCCCGCACGTCCTCGCTGCCGTATGCGGTGATCAGAATCTTGATGCAGCCCGGGGCGATGCTCCGGATTCGGCGGAAAAACTCCAGGCCGTCCATTCCCGGCAGGCGGTAATCGGCGATGATGATATCATAGCGGTCGTGGTTGAGCCGCTCCATGGCTGTCTCGGCGGTTTCCACCGCCAGCAGGCGGCAGCCTTCGGCCTCAAAGAACATGCTGAGTGAATCCCGAATCCACTCGTCGTCGTCGATCAGCAGGATTCGCATCTGCCTGAGTGTGCCGAAAAGATTCATGATCCCGTTTTCTGATGCCATATCGCCGCGGGGCGCCGGCGGACAGCTGATATTTTTTTCCTCTGAACTGCTTCCTGAGCAAAAAAAATGCCACGGCCCGGGAAAGATAGTATCTCTTTATTTTCAATTGGTTGTATTACA
Above is a genomic segment from Desulfobacteraceae bacterium containing:
- a CDS encoding response regulator, with amino-acid sequence MNLFGTLRQMRILLIDDDEWIRDSLSMFFEAEGCRLLAVETAETAMERLNHDRYDIIIADYRLPGMDGLEFFRRIRSIAPGCIKILITAYGSEDVRAEARQVGIQEMIAKPFTSRVIEKTLARLLQAGP